ATCCTTTTTGGTCCTGCAGCCTCCTTTTGACCTCATTTGTAGGGTCTTCAACAGTCTCTTGTGTACTGGCTACTGCCTATTGTCTGCGCTACCCCGCCGGATTTAGAAACCCCTCTCACATAGTCCTCTCCTTGCCTCCTCCTTTCCAGCCGACTTGACGCTGGACCCTGGCACCGCACACCGCCGCCTGCTCATCTCCACTGACCGTCGCAGCGTCCGACTGgccccaccaggcacccctgtacccCTGGACGGCCCCGCGCGCTTCGATCAGCTCCCAGCGGTACTAGGTGCACAGGGCTTCGGGGCCGGCCGCCATTGCTGGGAAGTGGAGACCGCGGATGCTGCCTCTTACGGAGACTCTTCCGGAGAGGATGAGGACGACGGGGAGAGCTGCTATGCGGTGGGCGCTGCCGGGGAATCGGTGCAACGCAAAGGCCGCATCAGGCTGTGCCCAGCGGAGGCCGTGTGGGCAGTGGAAGGCCGCGGCGGCCGCCTGTGGGCCCTCACTGCACCGGAGCCCACCCTGCTGGGTGGCGCTGGACCACCGCCGAAGCGCATTCGTGTGGACTTGGACTGGGAGCGGGGCCGCGTGGCCTTCTACGACGGCCGCTCATTGGACTTGCTCTTCGCCTTCCAGGCGCCCGGACCCCTGGGGGAGCGCGTATTCCCTCTGCTTTGCACTTGTGATCCCCGGGCCCCACTCCGCATTGTGCCAGGAGAAGGCTGAGAGCCTCCCTCCTGGCCCCTGAGTTTGGACCAGCTACTTTGAGGCTGTTTCCTTTAGTTGCTGAAACGGGTTCATAAGTCTATGCAATAGTATTAATAAGCACTCATCACCAATTCTCATTATCCCCATCCCCACAAACCTTACCAGGCCTCTAGGCTTTCACATCCTTGC
This region of Callospermophilus lateralis isolate mCalLat2 chromosome 6, mCalLat2.hap1, whole genome shotgun sequence genomic DNA includes:
- the Rnf39 gene encoding RING finger protein 39 isoform X1, which encodes MEAPELGPGLVERLEQLATCPLCGGPFEDPVLLACEHSFCRACLARCWGNPPPTGTEGSPTACPCCGLPCPRRSLRSNVRLAVEVRISRGLREKLAEPGARLGRRRGGRIPTMGCLDPHGEDIRKTWRRFDAPAPKLSNSEEDLPDDYPVVKNMLHRLTADLTLDPGTAHRRLLISTDRRSVRLAPPGTPVPLDGPARFDQLPAVLGAQGFGAGRHCWEVETADAASYGDSSGEDEDDGESCYAVGAAGESVQRKGRIRLCPAEAVWAVEGRGGRLWALTAPEPTLLGGAGPPPKRIRVDLDWERGRVAFYDGRSLDLLFAFQAPGPLGERVFPLLCTCDPRAPLRIVPGEG